Proteins encoded within one genomic window of Sulfurovum sp. XGS-02:
- a CDS encoding ATP-binding protein encodes MKYLIDFIETKDVKKTLIFEHLKCTKEEASLVQYICKRYVAGLEEISVLEILQENFSSEGYEYLKKLGLIKNLLDLGWMIQVSFGQVKAHEASTLELLSTSVTPSISLLRLLEEGSLEIFLPEVKPYTDHLEYLQDQFDMVSLLHKIATFKQGFADNSLSIGRLKNKLTLLTTRIEERVKMTETPIVVEEFFKEKELDEKEKRIFLALLKEEYSGGEGQFRDMNTLIELISFDEYEKIKNRALLEDGAKLISEDIIDYEEILNMFGGVSRSFYLQEEVMQRIIHPKKSKKVTKLKLDALVQEQELFEYLKPTTTLDDVVLHPKTRETLHNVVKQVDKEVFKKLKEWGIKDKRKGIDARIIFYGAAGTGKTMTAMSLAKTLKRPILSFDCSKILSMYVGESEKNVRRIFDDFKELSKKAKVDPILLLNEADQFLSSRSEGTGSSADKMHNQMQNIFLEQIEKFEGILIATTNLLGNIDKAFSRRFNYKIEFKKPGKKQRLRLWQFMLPENADYEEGFDMAELSKYELTGGQINLIIKNTAYKVAVREESVFGNQDFLEEIEKELGSSFEGTKSMGFKV; translated from the coding sequence TTGAAATACCTTATTGATTTTATTGAGACAAAAGATGTAAAGAAGACATTGATCTTTGAACATTTGAAATGCACGAAAGAAGAAGCATCTTTGGTACAGTATATTTGTAAACGTTATGTGGCAGGGCTGGAAGAGATCTCTGTACTGGAGATACTGCAAGAGAATTTTTCATCAGAAGGGTACGAGTATCTGAAAAAACTGGGATTGATCAAAAACCTTTTGGACCTGGGATGGATGATACAAGTGAGTTTCGGACAGGTCAAAGCACATGAAGCATCCACATTGGAACTGCTCAGTACATCCGTGACACCAAGTATCTCTTTGCTGCGTCTGCTCGAAGAGGGATCACTGGAGATATTCCTTCCGGAAGTCAAACCTTACACAGACCATCTTGAGTATCTCCAGGATCAGTTTGATATGGTGTCACTTTTACATAAGATCGCTACATTCAAACAAGGTTTTGCAGACAACTCACTCAGTATAGGACGATTGAAGAACAAATTGACACTTTTGACAACGCGTATAGAGGAACGTGTCAAAATGACAGAGACACCTATCGTTGTCGAAGAGTTCTTTAAAGAGAAAGAGCTGGATGAAAAAGAGAAGCGGATATTCCTGGCACTGCTTAAAGAGGAGTATAGCGGAGGAGAAGGACAATTCAGGGATATGAATACGTTGATAGAACTCATCAGCTTTGACGAGTACGAGAAGATAAAGAACCGTGCATTGCTTGAAGATGGTGCAAAACTGATCTCTGAGGATATCATCGATTATGAAGAGATACTCAACATGTTCGGTGGGGTCAGCCGCTCTTTTTACCTGCAAGAAGAGGTGATGCAGCGCATTATACACCCCAAAAAAAGCAAAAAAGTCACCAAACTTAAGTTGGATGCACTGGTACAGGAACAAGAGCTTTTCGAGTACTTAAAACCTACAACCACCCTGGATGATGTTGTGTTGCATCCTAAGACAAGAGAGACTTTACATAATGTTGTTAAACAGGTTGACAAAGAGGTGTTCAAGAAGCTCAAAGAGTGGGGGATCAAAGACAAACGTAAAGGTATTGATGCGCGTATCATTTTCTACGGTGCCGCAGGAACAGGGAAAACAATGACAGCCATGAGTTTGGCAAAAACACTCAAACGTCCTATACTCTCCTTTGACTGTTCGAAGATCCTCTCTATGTATGTAGGGGAGAGCGAAAAGAACGTACGTAGGATATTTGATGATTTTAAAGAATTAAGCAAAAAAGCAAAAGTGGACCCTATCTTGCTGCTCAATGAAGCAGACCAGTTTTTGAGTTCAAGAAGCGAAGGGACAGGAAGTTCGGCAGATAAAATGCATAACCAAATGCAAAATATCTTCCTCGAACAGATAGAGAAATTTGAAGGTATACTCATCGCTACGACCAATTTGCTTGGTAATATTGATAAAGCATTTTCGAGACGATTCAACTATAAGATCGAATTTAAGAAGCCGGGGAAAAAACAGCGTCTCAGACTCTGGCAGTTCATGCTTCCTGAAAATGCAGATTATGAGGAGGGATTTGATATGGCAGAACTTTCCAAATACGAACTCACCGGCGGGCAGATCAATCTTATCATCAAAAACACAGCCTATAAAGTAGCGGTGCGTGAAGAGAGTGTGTTCGGAAATCAAGACTTCCTTGAAGAGATCGAGAAAGAACTCGGTTCGAGCTTTGAAGGGA
- a CDS encoding HPr family phosphocarrier protein has translation MFLFKNLFSKPLSVQLTVTSHNGFHLRPVAQFASLAKSFSCQLTATFNNKSVDTKSVNTLLSLSLEKGDTFTLVAQGKKADEALEALQRLFETLMQNDKEIKQREKAVYSYEGSVIEGEIISEGIAIAPTYTYRTTEVQHQSEMDFSTALSKSIEELETLYRNKEEDENAAIYLAQKELLLSLGTDCHTLRELEEKVEEGSKNLIGTKLDAKKSDYQDILQRVKKHLGLEIQVTFPDSPFILLCEDLLPSEIDHLQQTNVTGVVLKETSIHSHTAILLRASGISSLIADTQNLSEGESVILDTHAGVIVQDPSANDLQKAKEHRGKDHVQKVRAAEKRFEPAITQKGRPIKVFANAADPNTAKTAKEEGAEGIGLLRSEFLFKDVKPSLETQQKAYKEIFELFDDITVRTLDVGGDKSLPYIEIPAEENPFLGVRGVRLFQTHPELLEEQLHAIFLAAGDKPIKIMFPMISSVEEFTQTKSFAQNVARKYQLDISHLQFGIMIEVPSVLFLLESFNDVVDFYSIGTNDLTQYLFAIERTHPLLKADELSPALFSAIETILHTATKPVSICGELAANKDAIPQLLNLGMETLSVSPKSIAQTKEEIRDV, from the coding sequence ATGTTCCTGTTTAAAAACCTCTTCTCAAAACCTCTCTCTGTACAACTTACCGTCACCTCGCATAACGGTTTTCACCTCAGACCCGTTGCACAGTTTGCTTCATTGGCCAAATCATTCTCCTGTCAGCTTACTGCGACCTTTAACAACAAAAGTGTCGACACCAAAAGTGTCAATACCTTACTTTCACTCTCTTTGGAGAAAGGCGATACCTTCACGTTGGTTGCTCAAGGGAAAAAGGCAGACGAGGCACTTGAAGCACTGCAGCGTCTTTTTGAAACACTGATGCAAAATGACAAAGAGATCAAACAGAGAGAAAAAGCTGTATACAGTTATGAAGGCTCTGTCATAGAAGGAGAGATCATCTCTGAGGGTATTGCCATTGCCCCTACCTACACCTACCGCACAACAGAGGTACAGCATCAAAGTGAGATGGACTTTAGTACCGCACTTTCTAAAAGTATAGAGGAACTGGAAACACTTTATCGCAACAAAGAAGAGGATGAAAATGCCGCTATCTACCTTGCACAAAAAGAACTCCTTCTCTCTCTAGGTACAGACTGTCACACTTTGAGGGAACTCGAAGAGAAAGTCGAAGAGGGATCCAAAAACCTGATAGGTACAAAACTGGATGCGAAAAAAAGTGATTATCAGGATATACTCCAACGTGTCAAAAAACATTTGGGGCTGGAGATACAAGTCACTTTTCCTGACAGCCCCTTTATACTGCTATGTGAGGACCTGCTCCCCAGCGAAATAGACCATCTGCAGCAGACAAACGTTACAGGAGTGGTCTTGAAAGAGACTTCTATCCACTCTCATACCGCTATTTTGCTCCGTGCTTCGGGTATCTCTTCTCTTATTGCAGATACGCAGAACCTTAGTGAAGGAGAGAGTGTCATACTCGATACACACGCCGGTGTGATCGTTCAAGATCCAAGTGCCAATGATCTGCAAAAAGCAAAAGAACATAGGGGAAAAGATCATGTACAAAAAGTACGTGCTGCTGAAAAACGTTTTGAACCGGCCATCACACAAAAAGGAAGACCTATCAAAGTGTTTGCCAATGCTGCAGATCCAAATACAGCAAAAACGGCAAAAGAGGAAGGTGCCGAAGGGATAGGTCTTTTGCGTTCAGAATTTTTATTCAAGGATGTCAAACCCTCTTTAGAGACACAGCAAAAAGCCTACAAAGAGATCTTTGAACTCTTTGATGATATCACCGTTCGTACACTGGATGTTGGCGGGGACAAATCCCTGCCCTATATAGAGATACCTGCTGAAGAGAACCCTTTTTTAGGAGTACGCGGGGTACGTCTATTCCAGACACATCCCGAACTTCTCGAAGAGCAGTTACATGCGATCTTCCTGGCTGCAGGAGATAAACCTATCAAGATCATGTTCCCTATGATCAGTTCGGTGGAAGAGTTCACGCAAACAAAATCCTTTGCACAGAACGTAGCCCGAAAATACCAGCTTGATATTTCACACCTTCAATTTGGCATCATGATAGAAGTACCCTCAGTACTTTTCTTGCTGGAATCATTCAATGATGTCGTAGATTTCTACTCTATCGGCACCAATGACCTTACACAGTATCTTTTTGCCATAGAGAGAACACATCCTCTGCTCAAAGCGGATGAACTCTCACCGGCACTCTTTTCTGCCATTGAGACCATTCTTCATACCGCAACCAAACCGGTAAGTATCTGTGGTGAGCTGGCGGCAAATAAAGATGCCATACCTCAGCTTTTAAACCTGGGGATGGAGACGCTCAGTGTTTCCCCCAAAAGTATCGCGCAAACAAAAGAGGAGATAAGAGATGTTTAA
- a CDS encoding PTS transporter subunit EIIC, producing the protein MFNLLQRIGKALMTPIAVLPVAALLLRLGFGDIFDGQIALIMKSAGDAIFSHLDLLFGIGIAYGLAKNNDGAAALSGAIGVLIAKAVYLSIDKEVNMGVFVGIIIGVIAGTLYNRYHTIKLPEFLGFFGGKRFIPILTAVSAIGVGILAGYFWHFAQSGIDAFSNTIIGLKETGTFIYGTLNRLLIPLGLHHILNSVFWFQLGEYTYIKEGAEVVANGDLHRFFAGDKTAGVYMSGFYLIMMFGLPAMAYAIYLNTPKESRKKVGAILAGVAFTSFLTGITEPLEFLFLFVAPLLFVLHALLTGLALSAAQMLDIHAGFGFSAGFIDYVINYKLATNPLLILPLGAVFALIYFITSYYTIKLFKLNIFEEMIEEKTVESDEETKAFIAALGGEENIIHTDACITRLRMQVHDSSLLRDDALIRLGAKGVIRPDRRSVQVVLGTKAEGIAEKIKTFLQRG; encoded by the coding sequence ATGTTTAATTTACTTCAACGCATCGGAAAAGCACTGATGACCCCTATTGCAGTACTCCCTGTAGCTGCACTTCTGCTTCGCTTGGGTTTTGGTGATATCTTTGACGGCCAGATAGCCCTCATTATGAAGAGTGCCGGAGATGCGATCTTTTCCCATCTTGATCTTCTTTTTGGTATAGGTATCGCCTATGGATTGGCAAAGAACAATGACGGTGCCGCAGCACTTTCAGGTGCGATAGGTGTACTCATCGCCAAAGCGGTCTATCTCAGCATAGACAAAGAGGTCAATATGGGTGTATTTGTCGGTATCATCATCGGTGTCATAGCCGGTACTCTTTATAACCGTTATCACACCATCAAACTGCCGGAATTTTTAGGCTTCTTTGGGGGAAAACGTTTCATCCCTATTCTCACTGCTGTCTCTGCTATAGGGGTTGGGATCCTTGCAGGGTATTTCTGGCACTTCGCGCAAAGCGGTATCGATGCATTTTCAAATACTATCATTGGATTAAAAGAGACAGGCACATTTATCTACGGCACACTCAACCGTCTTCTCATTCCGCTGGGACTGCACCATATACTCAACTCTGTGTTCTGGTTCCAGCTGGGAGAATACACATACATCAAAGAGGGTGCAGAAGTGGTGGCCAACGGTGATCTGCATCGTTTTTTTGCCGGCGATAAAACCGCGGGTGTCTATATGTCAGGGTTTTATCTCATCATGATGTTCGGTCTGCCTGCAATGGCCTATGCTATCTACCTGAACACCCCAAAAGAGTCACGTAAAAAAGTCGGTGCTATTTTGGCCGGTGTGGCATTTACCTCGTTTCTCACGGGTATCACGGAACCCTTGGAGTTTCTCTTTTTGTTCGTAGCCCCTCTGCTCTTTGTTTTACATGCACTGCTTACCGGTCTGGCACTGTCAGCAGCACAGATGTTAGACATTCACGCAGGATTCGGCTTTTCGGCAGGTTTTATAGATTATGTGATCAACTATAAACTGGCTACAAACCCCCTGCTTATCCTCCCACTGGGAGCAGTGTTCGCTCTTATCTATTTTATCACTTCCTACTACACGATCAAACTCTTTAAACTCAATATCTTTGAAGAGATGATAGAAGAGAAAACGGTCGAATCGGATGAGGAGACAAAAGCATTTATTGCTGCTTTGGGAGGAGAAGAGAATATTATTCATACCGATGCATGTATCACACGATTGCGTATGCAGGTTCATGACAGTTCGCTGCTTAGGGACGATGCCTTGATTCGCTTAGGGGCAAAAGGTGTCATCCGTCCGGATAGACGCAGTGTCCAAGTCGTATTGGGGACGAAAGCAGAGGGTATCGCAGAGAAGATAAAGACATTCTTGCAAAGAGGCTAA
- a CDS encoding HAMP domain-containing sensor histidine kinase yields MKKYERESFFKSFLIFLILLEVLLAINFWNEYQIKKVEIEDKIHIEMKLCAFSLQCAGLTTDFVDKDETKEENILYQDGGFYSYFKVPTSEKYLMKVMYSKENYIQRVEKLANKLYGKFWFYSVFAAFVSLLFSIYSLMPLQRALRINEEFVKDILHDFNTPISSMLINLKLFKREIGENQKIQRLENNIQSILSLQDNLRIFLKGVPAQSERFSLKELVQDRVHYFEVLYPDVRYKTAIEKTTLETNKDAFTRILDNLLSNAGKYNSVNGTVDIILQGSTLTIQDTGKGIKHPSKVFDRYYKEQARGIGIGLHIVKKLCDELTIPIKIQSKKNKGTKIELNLYNVISVK; encoded by the coding sequence TTGAAAAAGTATGAGCGAGAATCATTTTTCAAAAGTTTTTTGATATTCCTGATACTTTTAGAAGTCTTACTGGCGATTAATTTTTGGAATGAATATCAAATTAAAAAAGTAGAGATAGAAGACAAGATCCATATAGAGATGAAACTCTGTGCTTTTTCCTTACAGTGTGCAGGGCTTACAACAGACTTTGTGGATAAGGATGAAACCAAAGAGGAGAACATCCTCTATCAAGATGGCGGTTTTTATAGCTATTTCAAGGTGCCGACATCAGAAAAGTATCTGATGAAGGTCATGTATTCAAAAGAAAATTATATACAGAGAGTGGAGAAGTTGGCCAATAAACTGTATGGAAAATTTTGGTTTTACTCTGTCTTTGCTGCATTTGTCTCTCTTCTTTTCTCTATCTATTCACTGATGCCATTGCAAAGAGCACTTCGTATCAATGAAGAGTTCGTAAAAGATATCCTCCATGATTTCAATACCCCTATCAGTTCTATGCTTATCAACTTAAAACTTTTTAAAAGAGAGATAGGGGAGAATCAAAAAATACAGAGACTTGAAAACAATATCCAAAGCATACTCTCTTTACAGGATAACCTGCGTATTTTTCTCAAGGGGGTTCCGGCACAATCAGAAAGATTTTCCTTGAAAGAGTTGGTGCAGGACCGTGTACACTATTTTGAGGTACTCTACCCTGATGTGAGATATAAAACGGCTATAGAGAAAACGACTTTGGAGACAAACAAAGATGCATTTACACGTATTTTGGATAATCTTTTAAGCAATGCAGGCAAATACAATAGTGTCAATGGTACTGTCGATATTATATTGCAAGGGAGCACTTTAACGATACAGGATACAGGAAAAGGTATTAAGCATCCTTCCAAAGTGTTTGACAGATACTATAAAGAACAAGCCAGAGGCATAGGAATAGGGTTGCATATTGTAAAAAAACTGTGTGATGAATTGACCATACCTATTAAGATACAAAGCAAGAAAAATAAAGGTACAAAGATCGAATTAAATCTCTACAACGTTATCTCTGTCAAATAG
- a CDS encoding response regulator transcription factor: MRILLLEDDQILCDSLKEFLELEGYTIDVAHRGPEVFDLTFTHKYDLYILDVNVPEVDGFDVLSALKDAGDETPAIYITALTDINSISKGFAIGAEDYIKKPFDPEELLIRIKRKYQKEDELLYLNDITYNPVTRVLQKSGQTIGLGDVQQNIFHALITSQNKIVESYRLMDFLEQPTANALRVNLAKLKNKLGIEIKNIRGKGYMIEKV, translated from the coding sequence ATGAGAATACTATTACTTGAAGATGACCAGATTTTATGCGATAGCCTGAAAGAGTTCCTGGAGCTGGAAGGGTATACGATAGATGTGGCACATCGTGGACCTGAAGTATTTGACCTCACGTTCACCCACAAGTATGACCTCTACATTTTAGATGTGAATGTCCCTGAGGTCGATGGTTTTGATGTGCTCTCAGCACTCAAAGATGCAGGAGATGAAACCCCCGCTATCTACATCACTGCCCTTACTGACATCAACTCCATTTCCAAAGGTTTTGCCATCGGAGCAGAAGACTATATCAAAAAACCTTTTGATCCCGAAGAGCTACTGATACGTATTAAACGAAAATACCAAAAAGAGGATGAACTGCTTTATCTGAATGATATTACGTATAATCCGGTGACTAGAGTGTTACAAAAATCAGGACAGACCATAGGATTGGGAGATGTGCAGCAAAATATTTTTCATGCACTCATCACATCGCAAAATAAAATTGTAGAGAGTTACAGACTGATGGACTTTTTAGAACAGCCTACCGCAAATGCCTTACGTGTAAATCTTGCAAAATTAAAGAATAAATTAGGCATAGAGATCAAAAATATACGCGGGAAGGGGTATATGATTGAAAAAGTATGA
- a CDS encoding PTS glucose transporter subunit IIA: MFGFLKRKVREIKSPVDGQVVALESVDDDVFSQKLVGDGVAIIPMSDVFSAPIEGKITKIFSTNHAYSIKSTKDLEVMVHIGLETVALEGKGFERLANEGDEVNAGDPIIRADLSYIRKHAKDIITPVIISEESDVKSIDKRLNIVKSQDIIMEVN; this comes from the coding sequence ATGTTCGGATTTTTAAAACGTAAAGTAAGAGAGATAAAGTCACCTGTAGACGGACAGGTCGTAGCACTTGAAAGTGTGGATGATGATGTCTTTTCACAAAAACTTGTAGGTGACGGTGTAGCGATCATTCCTATGTCTGATGTGTTTTCAGCACCGATAGAGGGAAAGATCACAAAAATATTTTCTACGAACCATGCCTATAGTATAAAAAGTACAAAAGATCTAGAGGTGATGGTTCACATCGGCTTAGAGACTGTGGCACTTGAGGGCAAAGGTTTTGAACGCCTTGCGAACGAAGGAGACGAAGTGAATGCAGGGGACCCCATCATCCGTGCTGATCTCTCCTACATTCGGAAACATGCTAAAGATATCATCACGCCTGTGATCATCTCCGAGGAGAGTGATGTGAAAAGTATCGACAAACGATTGAATATCGTAAAAAGCCAAGATATCATTATGGAGGTAAACTAA